The segment GCGGACTCGTGCTGAACCTCGTCGACGCGAAGGCGGAGTCGGAGGACGCCGCGGACACCGCCGCGGAGGCCCTGTCCGCGGCCGAGGAGATCATCGAGGACCTCGAGAGCCGCCGTGACGAGGTCGCGGAGCGCATCGAGGAGTTGGAGGCGGAGGAGCTTCCAAGTGGTGGCGGCGACGGCACCATCCCCGAGAGTGTCAAGGGCTGGGGATGGGACGGGGCGACGCCGCGGATGGCGGCCGCGCGCGATGAGATCATCATGGAGCTCGGGACCCCCTACGACGTGGGATGCCTGCGGCCGGGCGACCCCGGAGACCACGGCACCGGAAACGCCTGCGACTGGATGATGAGCGTGGGCGGGACGATGCCCACGGACGAGAACCTGGCCTGGGGCGACGCGATCGCCGACTACGCCATCGAGAACGCCGACCGGCTCGGCATCAAGTACGTGATCTGGAAGCAGCGAATCTACGACACCCGGACCTCCGGTGGCTGGTCACAGATGGGCGACCGCGGCAGCATCACCGAGAACCACTGGGACCACCCGCACATCTCCGTGTTCTGAGCCGACCGGCACACGCCACCCCCGATGGACTGTGGCCGGGCGGGCTATCCGATCCCTCGGTGAAGGGTCAGGAAGAGCAGCGCGGTCGACAGGAGCAGGCCACCGGTCAGGAAACAGACCCGTGCCGGTGCCGCCTGTCGTCGGGTCTCCGAAGTGGTGAACATTACCGTGGCCGTGCCCAGGGAGATCATGAGGGCCATCACGATGTAGACCGGCGTTTGGTACAGCCACGAATAGAGCACGAAGTGCATCGACGTGATCCCCGCGAAGGCCAGGGGCACGAGGGTGTACTGCTGCTTGACGACGAGGTAGATCAGGAACGGTAGTCCCAGAAGTTGGGAGGTCCCGACCAGGATCGACAGTTGCGTGATCTCCTCCGCGACGGGCCGATCCTGACCCACCGCCCCGATCAGTGCCGAGAGGGCAAAGGCCACGGGGAAGGCGACCATGCCCTGGAACAGCGTGGCGAGGGCGGCCGTCCTCGCTGACGCCCACCGCCAGAGGGCGCCGCAGATCAGCCAGGTCGCGCCGTAGGCCGAGAGGAAGGCCACGCCGGACACGTTCTCCTCGGCGAGGAGCCGCAGCGACTCAACCAGTTCCATTGTCGCCCCTCCGCCGCCCGTGTCCCTCACTCCGTGGAGAGGCGTTCCGCGACCCACTCGGCGATGCTGTCGACCAGTTCCTCGGTCATGGCGGACTCGCCGTGCCGGAGTCCGGGCACCAGCCACAGCTCCTTGGGTTCGTTGGCGGCCTCGTGGATGCGTTGGGCGTGTTCGACCGGGAAGTAGTCGTCGCTGTCCCCGTGGATGACGAGCAGTGGTCTGGGAGTGACCGAGCCGGCGAGCTCCGTGGGGTCCGGTGGGATCGGGTCCCACTCGTGCCGCGTGACCCGGACGTTGCGGGACATGCGGAGGAAGAAGCGACCGATACGGTGCTCGACCCCGATGTGCAGTAGCCGCATGCGCAGGGTGCCGCGGTAGTACCAACGGCTGGGCCCGGACACGGCGACGACCGCGTCCACTCCCCCCATGAGCGCGGCGTGCCGGATGGCCACGGAGGCACCCATGGAGAAACCCACCGTGACGATGCGGGTGTAACCCCGCTCCGTGAGGTGGTCGACGACGGCCCGCAGGTCGTGGATCTCGCGGTCGCCGACCGTACTCTCGCCCGTCGACCCGTGGTGACCACGGAAGTCGAAGGACATGACGTCGGCGACGCGCAGTAGCCCGCTCGCGATCCTCCGGTTGGGTTCCATGCGCCAGCCGCCGGTGAATCCGCTGGCGACGACGATGACGTTGTCACGGGGCTCGGCGGCGGTCAGCAGCGCGGTCTCGAGCTCGACACCGTCGCGCGTGGTGACCATGCCCCGTTCGGGTTCTGGGAGATGGGCCGAGGCCCGCACCGTTTCGGACACGTCTTCATGGTGCCCGATGACGGCGTCCCTTACCGGTCATCAACAGCAGGGAAACGCCCAAGAGGACGTGAGCCACGATCGCGACGACGAGGCTGCCGGTACCCAGGTAGAGGACCATGTAGAGCACGCCGAGGAGTCCGGGGCCGAGGAGTCCGCGCCAGCCCTGGTAGATGTGGCCCACCGCGTAGAGCACGCAGGAGACCGGGGCGACGATCCAGAGGGGCAGCCCCATGCTCACCCCGAAGGTGACCAGGAACCCGCGGTAGAGAAGTTCCTCGGCGATGGCGGCGACGATGGTGGCCAGGAACGACATGCGTCGCTCGGACCGGGTTCGCGGTGCGAGGACCTCGCCCTGCGCCGAGTCGTCCTCGTCGTGTCGCTCGGTGGACGGGCTGAACGTCTGCGTCGCCGCACCGTGCGGCTCCGCCCCGGGGGGAGCTCCGTAGGGGTCCGCCGGGGGCGGGAAGGCCTGCGTGTGGGCGCCGTTGTCCGGCGGGCCGTACTCCTCGGGTGGGGAGTATCCCTCGGGAGGGCCAAGCTGGTCCGGCGGACCGGTGGGCGCGCGTGATCCACGCAGGAGCGGGAGCAGGAACGCCACGCCGATGGCCGCCGCGAAAGCGAGGACGGCACCGATGAGCGGGATGAGGTTGTGCGGGACGCGGAGTCCCAGGTCGCCGAAGGCGACACCGGGCGAGAGCACGATCGCGGCGACCACGGCCAGGATCCACACGGCGTGGACGGCCATCGCGATGAGATAGGTACGGGTCAGCGCGCGGCGGTCCCGCACCCGCCTACGTTCCAGGCGGCGGTACAGCCACCGGTTGACCAGAGGTTCCCCCACCGCGGCGTAGACCAGCAGCGCCAGTCCCACCGGCGCGATGAGAAGGGTGAACTCGGGATTCACGTCGGACCAGGGCACGTGGGACAGCCTAGGAGATTCCCGGACCGCTCGGACACGTCCGCTCGTCCCGCCGACCCACGGCCACCTCCCGTTGTTCGTTCCAGGACTACCACACCCCGGGGAACCTGGGCGTCCCCTCTTGTGATATAGGCGCTCCGGGTAGACGGTTAGTAGTGGCACGTGTCACACCGGACACGGTTCGACCGATGGCTGGGAGGCGATGAGCATGGCTGAGAAGAACGGTCCGGCGACCGCCGGCAGGGCACCGACGGCCGACCGTCCCACGCGGATACGCAACGTGGCGGTGGTCGGCCCTTCCGGAACCGGGAAGACGACCCTCACCGAGGCCCTGCTCTTCCACGCCGGCGCCACCACCCGCCAGGGGCGGGTCGAGGACGGGACCACGGTCAGCGACTTCGACGACGTCGAAACCCGCCAGGGACGCTCGGTCAACCTCACGCTGTCGCCGTTCCAGTGGGGCGACATCAAGATCAACCTGCTGGACACCCCCGGATACGCCGACTTCCTCGGCGACCAACGCGCCGGGATCCGCGGCGCCGACGCGGTCCTGTTCCTCGTCTCCGCCGTGGACGGTGTCGACGCCCGCTCCCGACTGGCCTGGGACGAGTGCGCAGCGGTCGAGGTGCCCCGCGCGATCGTGATCACGAAGTGCGACCATCCCCGAGCCGACTTCCCCGGCGTGGTGGCCCAGTGCCAGGAGGCGTTCGGCGCCGACTCCCTCCCGGCGTTCGTTCCGGTCCGGTCCGGCACGGGCGACGCCACCACACTCACCGGGATCCTCACCCTGCTGTCCCAGCGCTACTACGACTACTCCTCGGGCACCCGGCACGACGCCACCCCACCGGAGGACCTGACCCTGGAGATGGAGGGCGAGCGGGCCGCGCTGATCGAGGGGATCATCCAGGAGAGTGAGGACGAGGCGCTCATGGAGCGCTATCTCAGCGGAGAGGACATCGACGCGGCGTCACTGGCCGACGACCTCCGCGCCGCGGTCGCGCGTGGCGGCTTCCACCCGATCGTCCCCGTCTCTGCCACGACCGGCATCGGTGTCCTGGAGCTGCTGGACGAGATCCCCACGGCGTTCCCCTCACCGGTCGAACGCTCCGCCCGCACGGCGACGGACGCGACCGGCCGAGAGCGGGCCGTCCCCTGCGATCCCGACGGCCCGTTGGTGGCCCAGGTGCTGAAGACCATCAACGACCATTACGTCGGCCGGATCAGCCTGGTCCGTGTCCTGTCCGGACGTCTGGCCGCCGACGCCACGGTGCGCGTGAGCCACGCTCGCGTCGACACGGATCCACAGCGGCTCGCCGACAGCGACGAACGCGTCGGGGCGGTGTCGGCGCCCCTGGGCAAGCAGTCCCGCTCGGCGGGTGAGGTCATGGCCGGGGACATCTGCGCCGTCGCCAAGTTGAGCCAGGCGGAGACCGGCGACACGTTATCCGCGCCCCAGACACCCCTGCGCCTGGAGGCGTGGTCGTTCCCGGAACCGCTGCTGCCGACCGCCCTGCGCGCCCGGTCGAAGGCCGACGAGGACAAGCTCGCGCAGGCGGTGGCCAAGCTCTCCGAGGAGGACACCACACTGCGGGTCGAGGTGAACGCCGAGACCCACCAGATGGTGCTCTGGTGCCTGGGTGAGGCCCACCTCGACCTGGTGATGGACCGGCTCGCCAACCGACACGGTGTGGCGGTGCTCGACGAGCCGGTGCGGGTGCCGCTGCGGGAGACGTTCACGGTCCCCGCCCAGGGCCAGGGGCGCAACGTGAAACAGACCGGCGGACACGGAGAGTACGGGGTCTGCAACATCGAGGTCGAACCCCTTCCCTCGGGATCGGGACTCCAGTTCGTGGACAAGATCGTCGGCGGGGTGGTGCCGCGCCAGTTCATCCCGTCGGTGGAGAAGGGCGTCCGTAACCAGATGGAGCAGGGCGTCGTCGGCGGCTACCCCGTGGTCGACATCAAGGTCACGCTCTATGACGGCAAGGCCCACTCGGTGGACTCCTCCGACAGGGCCTTCCAACGCGCGGGCAAACTCGCCCTCAAGGACGCGGCCGAACGGTCGACACTGACCATGCTGGAGCCGATCGACACGGTGTCGGTGCTGG is part of the Spiractinospora alimapuensis genome and harbors:
- a CDS encoding coiled-coil domain-containing protein, producing the protein MSDRSTSFCLNAHGTRRIAVGVVALALGLTTLTHPAAADDLDDLDLDELNDRAEELEEEYDGEVPEFTNAKEEAEAAQEELDQVNEDLEAARQRVSQLAAAQYRGSGLDPTMELMVSSDPENVLEDASVVGHMAHRESGLVLNLVDAKAESEDAADTAAEALSAAEEIIEDLESRRDEVAERIEELEAEELPSGGGDGTIPESVKGWGWDGATPRMAAARDEIIMELGTPYDVGCLRPGDPGDHGTGNACDWMMSVGGTMPTDENLAWGDAIADYAIENADRLGIKYVIWKQRIYDTRTSGGWSQMGDRGSITENHWDHPHISVF
- a CDS encoding DUF7010 family protein, with product MELVESLRLLAEENVSGVAFLSAYGATWLICGALWRWASARTAALATLFQGMVAFPVAFALSALIGAVGQDRPVAEEITQLSILVGTSQLLGLPFLIYLVVKQQYTLVPLAFAGITSMHFVLYSWLYQTPVYIVMALMISLGTATVMFTTSETRRQAAPARVCFLTGGLLLSTALLFLTLHRGIG
- a CDS encoding alpha/beta hydrolase, which translates into the protein MSETVRASAHLPEPERGMVTTRDGVELETALLTAAEPRDNVIVVASGFTGGWRMEPNRRIASGLLRVADVMSFDFRGHHGSTGESTVGDREIHDLRAVVDHLTERGYTRIVTVGFSMGASVAIRHAALMGGVDAVVAVSGPSRWYYRGTLRMRLLHIGVEHRIGRFFLRMSRNVRVTRHEWDPIPPDPTELAGSVTPRPLLVIHGDSDDYFPVEHAQRIHEAANEPKELWLVPGLRHGESAMTEELVDSIAEWVAERLSTE
- a CDS encoding CPBP family intramembrane glutamic endopeptidase codes for the protein MPWSDVNPEFTLLIAPVGLALLVYAAVGEPLVNRWLYRRLERRRVRDRRALTRTYLIAMAVHAVWILAVVAAIVLSPGVAFGDLGLRVPHNLIPLIGAVLAFAAAIGVAFLLPLLRGSRAPTGPPDQLGPPEGYSPPEEYGPPDNGAHTQAFPPPADPYGAPPGAEPHGAATQTFSPSTERHDEDDSAQGEVLAPRTRSERRMSFLATIVAAIAEELLYRGFLVTFGVSMGLPLWIVAPVSCVLYAVGHIYQGWRGLLGPGLLGVLYMVLYLGTGSLVVAIVAHVLLGVSLLLMTGKGRRHRAP
- a CDS encoding elongation factor G-like protein EF-G2, which translates into the protein MAEKNGPATAGRAPTADRPTRIRNVAVVGPSGTGKTTLTEALLFHAGATTRQGRVEDGTTVSDFDDVETRQGRSVNLTLSPFQWGDIKINLLDTPGYADFLGDQRAGIRGADAVLFLVSAVDGVDARSRLAWDECAAVEVPRAIVITKCDHPRADFPGVVAQCQEAFGADSLPAFVPVRSGTGDATTLTGILTLLSQRYYDYSSGTRHDATPPEDLTLEMEGERAALIEGIIQESEDEALMERYLSGEDIDAASLADDLRAAVARGGFHPIVPVSATTGIGVLELLDEIPTAFPSPVERSARTATDATGRERAVPCDPDGPLVAQVLKTINDHYVGRISLVRVLSGRLAADATVRVSHARVDTDPQRLADSDERVGAVSAPLGKQSRSAGEVMAGDICAVAKLSQAETGDTLSAPQTPLRLEAWSFPEPLLPTALRARSKADEDKLAQAVAKLSEEDTTLRVEVNAETHQMVLWCLGEAHLDLVMDRLANRHGVAVLDEPVRVPLRETFTVPAQGQGRNVKQTGGHGEYGVCNIEVEPLPSGSGLQFVDKIVGGVVPRQFIPSVEKGVRNQMEQGVVGGYPVVDIKVTLYDGKAHSVDSSDRAFQRAGKLALKDAAERSTLTMLEPIDTVSVLVNDEYVGAVMSDLSARRGRVLGSEPAGNGRTVIRAEVPELEITRYAIDLRSVSHGTGTFTRSYLRYEPLPPQLAQKHHDADDAP